One window of the Fuerstiella sp. genome contains the following:
- a CDS encoding MFS transporter translates to MPKYRDTPDEIEGMPRGVPYIIGNEAAERFSFYGMKSILTIFMVDYLHRMGNVYVAQGMSNAEATEHYHTFTALVYFFPLAGALLSDTILGKYRTIFWLSLVYCGGHAALAMMGVPIITAGMWLVVGLWLISVGSGGIKPCVSAHVGDQFGSSNKHLLSKVYQWFYFSINFGSFISTLLTPWLLEHYGPHWAFGIPGVLMAAATLLFWMGRRVFIHIPPAGKSFLTETFSWTGISAVLKLSLIFSFVAVFWALFDQTGSSWVLQARDLNRYWLGREWLASQIQAVNPILVLILIPLFQFVIYPSIDRVFRLTPIRKIGIGLFVMVAGFAIIAVLQERIDAGSQPSISWQFLAYGVLTASEVMVSITCLEFAYTQAPRTMKSLVMAVFLASVSLGNVFTAVVNNYIQTPAVSSLAAGLNVRLLNPGDVIESSQWNATWEIDGKQQTIQEAGADGQAGTGDDITLVLDENGQLVSVRTSSTTAFEEAAEKIEAMFFADLANDSEKKLPTVEAGNKELQSATDSFGNPIRYRLQSRDSYQLISVGADGQDETRWDMILTGSVSRRKADTVDPAGDAIPYFNWLERKTIEQKSGGDKSKVPGIQQEILNSRGGGGETSFSRDFTVGGRTLLERADYFWFWTGCILATAVLFIPVGLLYKEKTFIQGE, encoded by the coding sequence ATGCCAAAATACAGAGACACACCCGATGAGATCGAAGGAATGCCCAGGGGGGTTCCCTACATCATTGGTAACGAAGCTGCTGAACGCTTCAGTTTCTATGGAATGAAGTCCATCCTGACCATTTTCATGGTCGACTATCTGCACCGGATGGGCAATGTCTATGTCGCCCAGGGGATGTCAAACGCTGAAGCCACTGAGCATTATCACACGTTCACAGCACTGGTGTACTTCTTCCCGCTGGCCGGGGCTTTGCTGTCGGACACGATTCTGGGAAAATATCGCACGATCTTCTGGCTGTCACTGGTCTACTGCGGCGGCCATGCCGCGTTGGCCATGATGGGCGTGCCGATCATCACGGCTGGTATGTGGCTGGTGGTCGGACTGTGGCTGATCTCCGTCGGATCAGGGGGCATCAAACCCTGTGTTTCGGCTCATGTGGGAGACCAGTTTGGAAGTTCCAATAAGCACCTCCTCAGTAAGGTCTATCAGTGGTTCTATTTCAGCATTAACTTTGGATCATTCATTTCGACGCTGCTGACTCCGTGGCTGCTGGAGCACTATGGACCTCACTGGGCCTTCGGTATTCCAGGTGTACTGATGGCAGCCGCGACACTACTGTTCTGGATGGGGCGACGCGTCTTTATCCACATCCCACCGGCCGGAAAAAGTTTTCTAACGGAGACATTCAGCTGGACCGGAATCTCTGCTGTGCTGAAACTCAGCCTGATCTTTTCTTTCGTGGCTGTTTTCTGGGCGTTATTTGACCAGACCGGATCGTCATGGGTACTGCAGGCCAGGGATTTAAACCGGTACTGGCTGGGGCGAGAATGGCTGGCATCTCAAATTCAGGCAGTCAATCCCATCCTGGTGCTGATCCTGATTCCACTTTTTCAGTTTGTGATCTATCCATCCATTGACCGAGTTTTTCGACTGACGCCAATTCGGAAAATTGGTATTGGACTGTTCGTTATGGTTGCCGGCTTCGCGATTATTGCAGTGCTGCAGGAACGCATTGATGCGGGATCACAACCATCGATCTCCTGGCAGTTCCTTGCCTACGGCGTGCTGACGGCCTCGGAGGTGATGGTGTCGATCACATGTCTGGAATTTGCCTACACTCAGGCACCCAGAACAATGAAATCTCTGGTGATGGCAGTTTTTCTGGCTTCTGTGTCACTGGGAAACGTCTTCACTGCCGTCGTTAATAATTATATTCAGACACCGGCCGTGTCGTCTCTGGCCGCAGGACTCAACGTTCGGTTACTCAATCCAGGGGACGTCATCGAATCTTCGCAGTGGAATGCGACCTGGGAAATCGATGGCAAACAGCAAACCATTCAGGAAGCCGGAGCAGACGGACAGGCGGGTACCGGTGACGATATCACACTGGTGTTGGATGAGAACGGACAACTTGTTTCGGTCCGCACGTCTTCGACTACCGCATTTGAAGAAGCTGCTGAAAAGATCGAAGCGATGTTTTTTGCCGACTTGGCCAATGATAGTGAAAAGAAACTTCCAACTGTCGAAGCCGGAAACAAAGAATTACAGTCGGCAACAGACAGTTTTGGTAACCCGATCCGTTACAGACTTCAGTCGCGGGACAGTTATCAGCTGATTTCAGTCGGAGCTGACGGGCAGGATGAAACCCGGTGGGACATGATTTTGACCGGATCCGTGAGTCGCAGAAAAGCAGACACTGTTGATCCAGCCGGCGATGCAATTCCGTATTTTAACTGGCTGGAACGCAAAACGATCGAACAGAAGTCGGGAGGCGACAAATCAAAAGTACCCGGGATTCAGCAGGAAATTCTGAACAGTCGCGGTGGTGGAGGAGAAACCAGTTTTTCCAGAGATTTCACGGTGGGTGGGCGAACACTTTTGGAAAGAGCCGATTATTTCTGGTTTTGGACCGGGTGCATCCTGGCGACGGCAGTCCTGTTTATTCCTGTTGGTCTGTTGTATAAAGAAAAGACATTCATTCAGGGCGAGTAG